ACAGATCGAACGGGTTTCTTATGGCCCCAAAATAGGTAAAGCTCTGGTGCACCACAATGCCACTCGCCTCCTCCCGCGCGCGCACCTTTTTCTTGCTCTTGTCGAAGGTCTCCTTGAAGTCGCTTCTGCCGCCCTCCCTGGAGAGGTGCTCATCCACGCTGGTCATCACGCGACGGAAGTTTTCCAGTGCCTATTAAGGGGACGGTGAAGGAGTGGCCCGATTAGAAGCTGCGAACGCATGCAGTGGGACGAATCGGGCAAGCACCTCTACACGTTAGATGGTATTCCTCCCTACGTGtgcttcgcaaaaaaaaaaaaaaaaattattgctAGTAGGTTACCTCTATAAGCATGGCGTTGTTCTTCGCCAGGTGCTCCTTATATCTCAAGGTCTGGTTCATCACTTCCCgtttctctttcttttcgttttgtAGCTTCCCTAGCATGGCGTCCAGGTCGTCCTTCAGGCTCTTTAGGCGGGGAAAAGAACACACCCATGAGGGGGTTGCAAGGGTACACATGTGaacatatgtgcacacatagAGACGAACTCCCCCTCCACACACAGTGCAAGCGGAATGACGCCGCTCCCCAATTGGTCTGAGCTGTGGGGGAGGCGCCCCCGGGAATGAAAGCGACTTACGTTGATCTGATGCTCGCAGTAACATATGTTCATCTCCAGCTCCTGGATTTTCTTCCTGCGAGTGGGGCGGGGCAAGGCGTGGTGGGCTAGGTTATGCACTGCATGATGCGCTGCGTGGTGGTATAGGCGGTGTAGTATCCCTCTTGGCAGCTCCCCCCGATGGGGGGCAACGTCACTTTTTTATCCCATTACGTGTTCAATATGTCGGTCGCTATCGACAGGTCCGTTTGTGCCCTGGCTGACTTCACGGCGTCCATCAGAATTATTTTGTCTCCCTGTGGTGGAGTGAAGTGGGTAGGGTGTGCACTGGTGATGTGGGCTTGATGGGGCCCCGGGCAGGAAATGACAGACGCGTCGCCCTCCCTGCGCCATTCATGCGCCACTCCTGCGCTATTGCACAGCTGCGCCGCGGTTCCGCAGTTCCGCCGCTTCATTACGCCAATTTTCTCGCAGCAGGAGGCGATGCTCTCCAAGGCTATCTTATACTCGAGGAACGCGTGCTTCAGCTTTCTGAGTCTCAGCTGCGCGCTTTTGCTGCGTGGAAAGGGGGGGCATTTGGTGAATGGGCGGGTTGAGCGGTCACTGTATCGATAAATCCATGGAGGGGAGAGCATAAACGTGCGCAGAGAGTCCACCCGttgcattttcttcatcctcaCCTCTGCTCGTAGTAGGTACGGCACATCTTCATGAGCTcctcgttttttcttttatcaaCGAGAAGTTTATTCCTGCTCAATTTGCTGCGGTCatcgagggggaaaataactGAATGGAGTAGCAGCACAACATGGGTGTGCATGCCCGGACGCGCACTGCATGGGGAATAATCTCACACATGTGATGCCTCTCCTTTGAGTTAGCCCCCATCGGAAGGCCCCACTCCACCTCATCCTCACTTGCGCTCCACAACATTCTGGATGATTCCATTTTGAACGTTTATAAttctcttcttcgtcttgaGGTCCCCCTGGTACTTCCTCACCATATGGAGCACGTTCTGTATGTCCTCTTGGTTGTAGAAAACTCCCGCCTGcggaggaaggaaaaaaaaaaataataataaataaataatacaacACAACACAACACACGTGTCTGCTCGCATAGACGCGTTTGGACGGGAGTAATACACCCTGGGGAGCACTACCCCTCAGGAGCTGACCAGTGCGCACTACACCAAATGGTCATTACCTTGATCAGCTCGAGGTGAATCCTAGTGTCCagatttttcttcaaatcgtCATACTTGCTTTTCAGCGTCTCGAATTTATCCTTGTACGTCAGATCGCCGTACTCCCCATCGCTGCAgaggagcgaaaaaataaaaaataaaaaaaaggggagacacaaaaatgacaaataaGTGACGGAGCAATGAATAGAAGCTTTCTCAAAATGAAACCCTAAGCCGAGAAGGGGTGGACGCTCTCACTGGTTTTTCTCCACCCCTGCCTCAAGTGctccattttcatttttgacgGATGTTTATACCTGCCTTGGGGTATCCCCTCCCTTGGGGCGCATATCCCCAGGGGCTCGACGATCTTCTCCAAGTTCCTGTTGTGCACCTTTTCCTTCAAGGTGTCCAGGTAGTCGATGTTGTTTATAATCTCGTTGATTTTTTCAAACTCCTGCGATtggaagggagaaaaaaaaataaaaataaaaaataaaaaataaaataaaaaaataaatgagatAACAAATCACACATGCAATGACAAATCACACACGTAATGACAAATCACACATGTAATGATAAACCACAAATGTGTAACGAATGAGCCCTCTTGTAGACCCATCCAAAGGCACGCTAAGCAAAACATCCATCAGAGAGGTCAACTCGAATCTCCACCCCCAACCAAAGGGCTTCCCTCACGCGCAACACTCAGAATATGCTGACGCGCACTAGTCGAGAACCCCCTTCGCATGAAGAGCAGGAcctgtttttttcttgtgtGCCGTATTTGTTTCCCTTGGGAGAATAAGACGCACTCTCTATCAATCCTGAAATTGGTCGCGTAAGC
The DNA window shown above is from Plasmodium vivax chromosome 9, whole genome shotgun sequence and carries:
- a CDS encoding hypothetical protein, conserved (encoded by transcript PVX_091570A); this translates as MEILKGSVSKFVHTQKRNPLSYDDDDDDGKPFSSLFRKNRASFYEDLRTEAVLLLEFEKINEIINNIDYLDTLKEKVHNRNLEKIVEPLGICAPREGIPQGSDGEYGDLTYKDKFETLKSKYDDLKKNLDTRIHLELIKAGVFYNQEDIQNVLHMVRKYQGDLKTKKRIINVQNGIIQNVVERNKLSRNKLLVDKRKNEELMKMCRTYYEQSKSAQLRLRKLKHAFLEYKIALESIASCCEKIGGDKIILMDAVKSARAQTDLSIATDILNTKKIQELEMNICYCEHQINSLKDDLDAMLGKLQNEKKEKREVMNQTLRYKEHLAKNNAMLIEALENFRRVMTSVDEHLSREGGRSDFKETFDKSKKKYNDFVRKAAEKNKDLQKMGDKLLLASALSGRELKRHQEYLNRQIKEIRKNEGIVEGGEEEQKGHKNRGKVGDAEKGSHAEEQDKEQPLEGESSSQGAKEIANDAEGKEAKQKGEQPTHVDENLEGRKINQVMELLKKKEIDRLTFEDCVDVIYKANLPLTQSKLNELKAMGEVRKDDLVAFIKTFIMDEDEALQNMITFFEIWDVQKTGYMHKELILLILKQFGDSLTEDEMEYLRG